From Oncorhynchus tshawytscha isolate Ot180627B linkage group LG11, Otsh_v2.0, whole genome shotgun sequence, the proteins below share one genomic window:
- the esr2b gene encoding estrogen receptor beta isoform X1, whose protein sequence is MACSPESGTDISSLLQLQDVGSSKVQERGSSPGLLPALYSPPSGMESRTFCIPSPYTDNSHDYSLSHGPLAFYNPSMLGYSRPPISDSPSLCPPLSPSLFWPNHGHGQQNMPSLTLHCPQPLVYSEHNPHTPWVEPKPHGLSPSSPLLHPTKLLGKRLEDGEEVNSSSASCVVVKADMHFCAVCHDYASGYHYGVWSCEGCKAFFKRSIQGHNDYICPATNQCTIDKNRRKSCQACRLRKCYEVGMMKCGVRRERCSYRGARHRRVPQGRGPSGGLVGVGTRAQMRLEGGSHPQLEVHHSSLTPEQLISCIMEAEPPEIYLMEDLKKPFTEASMMMSLTNLADKELVLMISWAKKIPGFVELSLTDQVHLLECCWLEVLMLGLMWRSVDHPGKLIFSPDLKLNREEGNCVEGIMEIFDMLLAATSRFRELNLQREEYVCLKAMILLNSNICSTSPERAEDLESRGKLLRLLDSVTDALVWAISKRGLSFQQQSSRLAHLLMLLSHIRHVSNKGMQHLSSMKKKNVVLLYDLLLEMLDANTTHSSRMSATHDPSNNDPTEPPAAPAPAVDTQLLLTFQNPEESQTLESISTSSQGAGQPREGRCVPQ, encoded by the exons ATGGCATGTTCTCCTGAAAGTGGGACAGACATTTCTTCCCTGCTCCAGCTCCAGGATGTGGGCTCCAGCAAGGTCCAAGAGAGGGGGAGCTCCCCGGGACTCCTACCTGCCCTCTACAGCCCTCCGAGCGGCATGGAGAGCCGCACATTCTGCATCCCCTCTCCCTACACAGACAACAGCCATGATTACAGTCTCAGCCACGGACCCCTAGCCTTCTACAACCCCTCTATGCTTGGCTACAGCAGACCACCTATCTCCGACAGCCCTTCTCTATGTCCAcccctcagtccctctctcttctgGCCCAACCATGGCCACGGCCAGCAAAACATGCCCTCGCTGACCCTGCACTGCCCCCAGCCCCTGGTGTACAGTGAGCATAACCCCCACACCCCCTGGGTGGAGCCTAAACCCCATGGCCTCAGTCCCAGCAG ccctctcctccaccctaccaAGCTGCTGGGGAAGAGACTGGAGGACGGAGAGGAAGTGAACTCCTCCTCAGCCAGCTGTGTGGTGGTGAAGGCAGACATGCACTTCTGTGCCGTGTGTCATGACTACGCTTCGGGCTACCACTACGGCGTGTGGTCTTGTGAGGGCTGCAAGGCCTTCTTCAAGAGGAGCATCCAAG GCCACAATGATTACATTTGTCCAGCAACTAACCAGTGCACTATCGACAAGAACCGCCGTAAAAGCTGCCAGGCCTGCCGCCTACGCAAGTGTTATGAAGTGGGCATGATGAAGTGTG GTGTGAGGCGAGAGCGCTGCAGTTACCGGGGGGCGAGGCACCGGCGTGTACCTCAGGGGCGGGGGCCGTCAGGCGGGCTGGTGGGGGTAGGGACCAGGGCCCAGATGCGTCTGGAGGGGGGCTCTCACCCACAGCTGGAGGTGCACCACTCGTCCCTGACCCCAGAACAGCTGATCTCCTGCATCATGGAAGCGGAACCGCCAGAGATCTACCTGATGGAGGACCTGAAGAAGCCCTTCACTGAGGCCAGCATGATGATGTCACTTACCAACCTGGCCGACAAGGAGTTGGTCCTCATGATCAGCTGGGCCAAGAAGATCCCTG GCTTTGTAGAGCTAAGTCTGACGGACCAGGTGCACCTGTTGGAGTGTTGCTGGCTGGAGGTGCTGATGCTGGGTCTGATGTGGAGGTCTGTCGACCACCCTGGGAAACTCATATTCTCACCAGACCTAAAGCTCAACAG ggaAGAGGGAAACTGTGTGGAGGGCATTATGGAGATATTTGACATGCTGCTGGCAGCCACCTCTAGGTTCAGGGAGCTGAACCTTCAGAGGGAGGAGTACGTCTGTCTGAAAGCCATGATCCTCCTCAACTCCA ACATCTGCTCTACCTCTCCGGAGAGGGCAGAAGATCTGGAGAGCAGGGGGAAGCTGCTGCGTCTGCTGGACTCAGTGACGGATGCCCTGGTGTGGGCCATCTCCAAACGAGGCCTGTCATTCCAGCAGCAGTCATCCCGCCTGGCCCACCTCCTCATGCTACTCTCACACATTCGCCACGTCAG TAACAAAGGCATGCAGCACCTCTCTAGCATGAAGAAGAAGAATGTCGTGCTGCTCTATGACCTGCTCTTGGAAATGCTGGACGCCAACACAACCCACAGCAGCCGTATGTCCGCAACTCATGACCCCTCTAACAATGACCCCACAGAGCCCCCAGCAGCACCAGCTCCTGCTGTAGACACTCAGCTCCTGCTAACATTCCAAAACCCAGAGGAGAGCCAAACACTCGAGAGCATTA GTACATCCAGCCAGGGTGCTGGCCAGCCGAGAGAGGGGAGATGTGTACCTCAGTAA
- the esr2b gene encoding estrogen receptor beta isoform X2 has translation MACSPESGTDISSLLQLQDVGSSKVQERGSSPGLLPALYSPPSGMESRTFCIPSPYTDNSHDYSLSHGPLAFYNPSMLGYSRPPISDSPSLCPPLSPSLFWPNHGHGQQNMPSLTLHCPQPLVYSEHNPHTPWVEPKPHGLSPSSPLLHPTKLLGKRLEDGEEVNSSSASCVVVKADMHFCAVCHDYASGYHYGVWSCEGCKAFFKRSIQGHNDYICPATNQCTIDKNRRKSCQACRLRKCYEVGMMKCGVRRERCSYRGARHRRVPQGRGPSGGLVGVGTRAQMRLEGGSHPQLEVHHSSLTPEQLISCIMEAEPPEIYLMEDLKKPFTEASMMMSLTNLADKELVLMISWAKKIPGFVELSLTDQVHLLECCWLEVLMLGLMWRSVDHPGKLIFSPDLKLNREEGNCVEGIMEIFDMLLAATSRFRELNLQREEYVCLKAMILLNSNPMFVSTCRHLLYLSGEGRRSGEQGEAAASAGLSDGCPGVGHLQTRPVIPAAVIPPGPPPHATLTHSPRQ, from the exons ATGGCATGTTCTCCTGAAAGTGGGACAGACATTTCTTCCCTGCTCCAGCTCCAGGATGTGGGCTCCAGCAAGGTCCAAGAGAGGGGGAGCTCCCCGGGACTCCTACCTGCCCTCTACAGCCCTCCGAGCGGCATGGAGAGCCGCACATTCTGCATCCCCTCTCCCTACACAGACAACAGCCATGATTACAGTCTCAGCCACGGACCCCTAGCCTTCTACAACCCCTCTATGCTTGGCTACAGCAGACCACCTATCTCCGACAGCCCTTCTCTATGTCCAcccctcagtccctctctcttctgGCCCAACCATGGCCACGGCCAGCAAAACATGCCCTCGCTGACCCTGCACTGCCCCCAGCCCCTGGTGTACAGTGAGCATAACCCCCACACCCCCTGGGTGGAGCCTAAACCCCATGGCCTCAGTCCCAGCAG ccctctcctccaccctaccaAGCTGCTGGGGAAGAGACTGGAGGACGGAGAGGAAGTGAACTCCTCCTCAGCCAGCTGTGTGGTGGTGAAGGCAGACATGCACTTCTGTGCCGTGTGTCATGACTACGCTTCGGGCTACCACTACGGCGTGTGGTCTTGTGAGGGCTGCAAGGCCTTCTTCAAGAGGAGCATCCAAG GCCACAATGATTACATTTGTCCAGCAACTAACCAGTGCACTATCGACAAGAACCGCCGTAAAAGCTGCCAGGCCTGCCGCCTACGCAAGTGTTATGAAGTGGGCATGATGAAGTGTG GTGTGAGGCGAGAGCGCTGCAGTTACCGGGGGGCGAGGCACCGGCGTGTACCTCAGGGGCGGGGGCCGTCAGGCGGGCTGGTGGGGGTAGGGACCAGGGCCCAGATGCGTCTGGAGGGGGGCTCTCACCCACAGCTGGAGGTGCACCACTCGTCCCTGACCCCAGAACAGCTGATCTCCTGCATCATGGAAGCGGAACCGCCAGAGATCTACCTGATGGAGGACCTGAAGAAGCCCTTCACTGAGGCCAGCATGATGATGTCACTTACCAACCTGGCCGACAAGGAGTTGGTCCTCATGATCAGCTGGGCCAAGAAGATCCCTG GCTTTGTAGAGCTAAGTCTGACGGACCAGGTGCACCTGTTGGAGTGTTGCTGGCTGGAGGTGCTGATGCTGGGTCTGATGTGGAGGTCTGTCGACCACCCTGGGAAACTCATATTCTCACCAGACCTAAAGCTCAACAG ggaAGAGGGAAACTGTGTGGAGGGCATTATGGAGATATTTGACATGCTGCTGGCAGCCACCTCTAGGTTCAGGGAGCTGAACCTTCAGAGGGAGGAGTACGTCTGTCTGAAAGCCATGATCCTCCTCAACTCCA ACCCTATGTTTGTGTCCACCTGTAGACATCTGCTCTACCTCTCCGGAGAGGGCAGAAGATCTGGAGAGCAGGGGGAAGCTGCTGCGTCTGCTGGACTCAGTGACGGATGCCCTGGTGTGGGCCATCTCCAAACGAGGCCTGTCATTCCAGCAGCAGTCATCCCGCCTGGCCCACCTCCTCATGCTACTCTCACACATTCGCCACGTCAG TAA